From the Porphyrobacter sp. CACIAM 03H1 genome, the window GACCGATCCCGACGTGAAGGCGATCGCCGCGAACTCCGCCGTCCTCGAACTGCTCAGCAAGCTCTACGGTCGGCAGGCCTTTCCCTTCCAAACCCTGAACTTCCCAGTTGGAACCCAGCAGGAAGCACATTCTGACATCGTTCACTTCTCGTGCCTGCCCGAGAAGTTCATGTGTGGCGTGTGGCTCGCGATGGAGGACATCCACCCGGACGCAGGTCCGCTATTCTACTATCCCGGGTCGCACCGTTGGCCCGTGATGAGCAACGCCTTGGTCGGCCGGCGCGGCTTCGAGACGAGCCTCGGCTCGGCGCAGGATCCCTACGAAGAAGCTTGGCGGGCCTTGTGCGCCGCTCAGGACGCCCATCCGAGCACCTTCCTCGCCCGCAAGGGTCAGGCCCTCATCTGGTGCGCCAACCTGCTGCATGGCGGCAGCGCGCAGACCGACCCGCGCCGGACCCGCTGGTCGCAAGTCACACACTATTACTTCGAAGACTGCATCTACTACACCCCCGCCTTCTCGGACGAGGCGCTGGGCAAGCTGCAGATGCGCAAGCTCACGAGCATCGCCGACGGCAAACCTCGCCCGAACCTCTACCAGGGTCAGCCGGTAGAAGCGGCTTGCGCACAATCGGGACCGGCTGCAGCCGGTTCCGCTGGAAAGGGGCGC encodes:
- a CDS encoding phytanoyl-CoA dioxygenase family protein, giving the protein MTNPLPGLPLIESPLFFAMADASELNEEEKRIGRDLFEQGYAVFDFPDPDLDSRIAGIKRRLGPRYGVDLTDPVADKTIGERRIQDAWQTDPDVKAIAANSAVLELLSKLYGRQAFPFQTLNFPVGTQQEAHSDIVHFSCLPEKFMCGVWLAMEDIHPDAGPLFYYPGSHRWPVMSNALVGRRGFETSLGSAQDPYEEAWRALCAAQDAHPSTFLARKGQALIWCANLLHGGSAQTDPRRTRWSQVTHYYFEDCIYYTPAFSDEALGKLQMRKLTSIADGKPRPNLYQGQPVEAACAQSGPAAAGSAGKGRGFGPKARRALRRAFGR